In the Vitis vinifera cultivar Pinot Noir 40024 chromosome 2, ASM3070453v1 genome, one interval contains:
- the LOC100254675 gene encoding uncharacterized protein At4g10930 isoform X3 — translation MGWSMFFQKIWGYFLFPKAVICLDGDGCKIRSGSATITEDSNLDTSIACDSCDIWYHAFCVGFDPEGTSEDSWLCPRCAVAGMPGKSVVSGLGDGNSECLLEDGFSRKLSVSVADAGETALVVSMVEGNQWMEESSEDFLSNLEDCNDWKFESYLISDANCLESPTPSAERDNMQPNLEAQELELSLSRDTSFSLPSNSSVLNDLKTNSANKIVNEPSGFDGLRISSTKLLDGSCSENKPSESESSIGLHLGLSVGSFLSVESTKDRGTDDENTKDTGTDEVVAADVHQQHPSEESPLSADKIIAHANEDMKIAGVKRKHTDYSDGVQTSAGNGKVKAEIGTEVSAKKVRAEGKIQMAPIEKQANGQHVSVDAQKGHSTVEVSTGDELRHNRKRKEVTSDIMSIVQGTDRRPLKGLAEKSDGERENATGLRVKKIMKRASEDKESAVLVQKLRKEIREAVRSKSSIELGTNLFDPKLLTAFRAAIAGPITETTARKLSPSALKVKKSMLQKGKIRENLTKKIYATSKGKRRRAWDRDLEVEFWKHRCMRATKPEKIETLKSVLDLLRTSECIDPEQGSESQTTNPILSRLYLADTSVFPRKDDIKPLAALKASGNPEQNKEHASMEKVSKPALHSPAVKAPETCKIPSKVGFSPYDHKGNKSNASSLKDATAHGKPHPGKRPEGSSIPLSVASKVNSQKEAGVKSDDIKTDKRKWALEVLARKNAAASKNTTQEKQEDNALLKGNYPLLTQLPRDMRPVLAPSQHNKIPASVRQTQLYRLTEHFLRKANLPVIRRTAETELAVADAVNIEREVANRSNSKLVYVNLCSQELLHRSDGSKSSRALESDSDCSKSSRAIESDPLPPAESTDRSEPTTNELSTDPEIEEALRTAGLLSDSPPNSPLQEIKDLNDEDDPSKDNREEGPDNVFEMDSHLELDIYGDFEYDLEDEEYIGATALKASKVQEEGESKMKVVFSTLNSDRSNDVLNLEEHVKVGIAEAPKNSPSSLKHHTDTCIRSSTMEGGTDHSCLPPESFLGEGGKEPSLEECEELYGPDKEPLIQRFPEKATELYGLFHTEALAKNTVPGKNENYGEDQAVKGGENSPNPSQTGENGRKEKSNTDTNKQTDSSSSVHGKVEAYIKEHIRPLCKSGVITVEQYRWAVGKTTEKVMKYHAKAKNANFLIKEGEKVKKLAEQYVEAAQK, via the exons ATGGGGTGGTCAATGTTTTTTCAGAAAATCTGGGGATACTTCTTATTTCCCAAG GCAGTTATCTGTCTGGATGGTGATGGCTGCAAAATTCGAAGTGGATCTGCAACAATTACAGAAGATTCCAATCTTGATACATCAATTGCTTGCGATTCATGTGATATATG GTATCATGCGTTCTGTGTGGGATTTGATCCTGAAGGCACTTCTGAGGATTCATGGTTATGCCCAAG ATGTGCAGTCGCTGGAATGCCAGGAAAATCTGTTGTGTCTGGTTTAGGAGATGGTAATAGTGAATGTTTGCTGGAAGATGGTTTTTCTAGAAAGCTGTCTGTATCTGTTGCTGATGCTGGCGAGACGGCTCTTGTTGTTTCGATGGTcgaaggaaatcaatggatggAAGAATCAAGTGAGGACTTTTTATCAAACCTGGAAGACTGCAATGACTGGAAATTTGAATCTTATTTGATTTCTGATGCTAACTGTTTGGAGTCTCCAACACCATCTGCTGAGAGAGATAACATGCAACCAAACTTGGAAGCACAGGAACTTGAACTTTCTCTATCACGAGACACATCCTTCAGTTTACCTTCTAATTCATCAGTTCTTAATGATTTGAAGACAAACTCTGCCAATAAAATAGTGAATGAACCAAGTGGCTTTGATGGGTTAAGAATTTCTTCAACTAAATTGTTGGATGGATCTTGCTCTGAAAACAAACCATCTGAAAGTGAATCCAGTATAGGGCTTCATCTTGGTTTATCTGTGGGCTCCTTTTTGTCTG TTGAGAGCACGAAAGACAGAGGAACTGATGACGAGAACACAAAAGACACAGGAACTGATGAGGTCGTGGCTGCTGATGTGCACCAGCAACACCCTTCAGAAGAATCTCCATTATCAG CTGACAAGATCATTGCTCATGCTAATGAGGATATGAAAATTGCTGGTGTAAAGAGAAAGCATACAGATTACAG TGATGGTGTCCAAACAAGTGCTGGGAATGGGAAAGTTAAAGCTGAGATTGGAACTGAAGTTTCTGCAAAGAAAGTTAGAGCTGAAGGGAAGATTCAGATGGCTCCTATAGAGAAGCAAGCTAATGGACAACATGTTTCAGTTGATGCCCAAAAAGGTCACAGTACTGTTGAAGTTTCCACAGGAGATGAGTTAAGACATAATCGGAAAAGAAAGGAAGTCACCTCTGATATAATGAGTATAGTTCAGGGGACAGATCGTAGACCTCTGAAGGGGCTTGCTGAAAAATCCgatggagagagagaaaatgctACTGGCTTGAGAGTGAAAAAGATCATGAAGAGAGCTTCTGAGGACAAGGAATCAGCTGTGCTGGTTCAGAagttaagaaaagaaataagagaagCTGTACGAAGCAAATCCTCAATAGAGCTTGGGACAAATCTGTTTGATCCAAAACTTCTCACTGCCTTCAGGGCTGCCATAGCAGGACCCATAACTGAAACCACTGCCAGAAAGTTATCGCCTTCAGCTCTTAAGGTGAAGAAGTCAATGTTGCAGAAGGGAAAAATACGTGAGAATCTGACAAAGAAAATTTATGCAACATCCAAAGGAAAACGTAGGCGAGCATGGGACCGTGACCTTGAAGTCGAATTTTGGAAGCATCGTTGCATGAGAGCTACTAAACCTGAAAAGATTGAGACATTGAAGTCAGTTCTTGACCTCCTAAGAACTTCAGAGTGCATAGATCCAGAGCAAGGGTCTGAATCTCAGACCACAAATCCCATTCTTTCTCGGTTGTATCTGGCAGATACATCTGTTTTCCCACGAAAAGACGATATAAAGCCTTTGGCAGCTCTTAAAGCTAGTGGTAATCCTGAACAAAATAAAGAACATGCTTCAATGGAAAAAGTTTCTAAACCAGCTCTTCATAGTCCTGCTGTCAAAGCTCCAGAAACCTGTAAGATTCCATCAAAGGTTGGTTTTTCCCCCTATGATCATAAAGGGAATAAGAGTAATGCTTCAAGCTTAAAGGATGCTACTGCCCATGGTAAACCACATCCAGGAAAACGCCCAGAAGGGTCATCAATTCCTCTTTCTGTTGCTTCCAAGGTTAATTCCCAAAAGGAGGCAGGTGTTAAATCTGATGATATAAAGACTGATAAAAGGAAATGGGCCCTAGAGGTTCTTGCAAGAAAAAATGCCGCTGCTAGCAAGAATACGACACAGGAAAAACAGGAGGATAATGCCCTGCTTAAAGGAAATTACCCCTTACTA ACTCAACTACCAAGAGATATGAGACCGGTATTGGCACCCAGTCAGCATAATAAAATCCCTGCATCAGTAAGGCAG ACTCAGCTTTACCGCCTGACAGAGCACTTCTTGAGGAAAGCAAATCTCCCTGTCATTCGCAGAACAGCAGAGACAGAGCTAGCTGTTGCAGATGCTGTTAATATTGAAAGGGAGGTTGCCAATAGATCAAACAGCAAGCTAGTATATGTGAATCTATGTTCCCAGGAGCTATTACATCGTTCAGATGGCAGCAAATCTAGTAGAGCCTTGGAATCAGATTCAGATTGCAGCAAATCTAGTAGAGCCATTGAATCAGATCCCTTGCCTCCTGCTGAATCTACCGACAGATCAGAACCAACTACTAATGAACTTTCTACTGATCCTGAGATTGAAGAAGCTCTGAGAACTGCAGGCCTTTTGTCTGATTCCCCTCCCAACAGCCCACTTCAGGAAATTAAAGATCTTAATGATGAAGATGATCCCTCAAAGGACAACAGAGAGGAAGGACCTGATAATGTATTTGAAATGGATTCTCACCTGGAACTGGATATATATGGTGATTTTGAGTATGATTTGGAAGACGAAGAGTATATTGGTGCTACTGCTCTAAAGGCCTCTAAGGTACAGGAAGAAGGGGAGTCAAAAATGAAAGTGGTGTTCTCCACTCTAAACTCTGATAGATCAAACGATGTTCTGAATTTGGAAGAGCATGTGAAAGTGGGAATTGCTGAAGCACCAAAGAATTCTCCTTCCTCGCTCAAGCATCATACTGATACATGCATCAGAAGCTCAACCATGGAGGGTGGAACAGATCATTCATGTCTTCCTCCAGAATCCTTTCTTGGTGAAGGAGGAAAAGAGCCTTCTCttgaagaatgtgaagaattaTACGGCCCAGACAAAGAACCGCTCATACAAAGGTTTCCAGAAAAGGCCACAGAGCTATATGGACTGTTTCATACTGAAGCTTTAGCCAAGAACACGGTTCCTGGAAAGAATGAAAACTATGGAGAAGATCAAGCAGTAAAAGGTGGAGAGAATTCACCCAATCCTTCTCAAACAGGTGAAAACGGCCGGAAGGAGAAATCTAACACTGACACCAATAAGCAGACTGATAGCAGCAGTTCTGTGCATGGGAAG GTGGAAGCCTATATCAAAGAGCACATCAGGCCCTTGTGCAAGAGTGGCGTGATCACAGTTGAGCAATATAGGTGGGCTGTGGGAAAAACAACTGAAAAAGTTATGAAATACCATGCCAAGGCCAAGAATGCTAATTTCCTAATCAAGGAAGGTGAAAAGGTGAAGAAACTTGCAGAGCAATATGTAGAGGCAGCACAGAAGTAA
- the LOC100254675 gene encoding uncharacterized protein At4g10930 isoform X2, producing the protein MKGRTYGVVNVFSENLGILLISQVICLDGDGCKIRSGSATITEDSNLDTSIACDSCDIWYHAFCVGFDPEGTSEDSWLCPRCAVAGMPGKSVVSGLGDGNSECLLEDGFSRKLSVSVADAGETALVVSMVEGNQWMEESSEDFLSNLEDCNDWKFESYLISDANCLESPTPSAERDNMQPNLEAQELELSLSRDTSFSLPSNSSVLNDLKTNSANKIVNEPSGFDGLRISSTKLLDGSCSENKPSESESSIGLHLGLSVGSFLSVESTKDRGTDDENTKDTGTDEVVAADVHQQHPSEESPLSADKIIAHANEDMKIAGVKRKHTDYSDGVQTSAGNGKVKAEIGTEVSAKKVRAEGKIQMAPIEKQANGQHVSVDAQKGHSTVEVSTGDELRHNRKRKEVTSDIMSIVQGTDRRPLKGLAEKSDGERENATGLRVKKIMKRASEDKESAVLVQKLRKEIREAVRSKSSIELGTNLFDPKLLTAFRAAIAGPITETTARKLSPSALKVKKSMLQKGKIRENLTKKIYATSKGKRRRAWDRDLEVEFWKHRCMRATKPEKIETLKSVLDLLRTSECIDPEQGSESQTTNPILSRLYLADTSVFPRKDDIKPLAALKASGNPEQNKEHASMEKVSKPALHSPAVKAPETCKIPSKVGFSPYDHKGNKSNASSLKDATAHGKPHPGKRPEGSSIPLSVASKVNSQKEAGVKSDDIKTDKRKWALEVLARKNAAASKNTTQEKQEDNALLKGNYPLLTQLPRDMRPVLAPSQHNKIPASVRQTQLYRLTEHFLRKANLPVIRRTAETELAVADAVNIEREVANRSNSKLVYVNLCSQELLHRSDGSKSSRALESDSDCSKSSRAIESDPLPPAESTDRSEPTTNELSTDPEIEEALRTAGLLSDSPPNSPLQEIKDLNDEDDPSKDNREEGPDNVFEMDSHLELDIYGDFEYDLEDEEYIGATALKASKVQEEGESKMKVVFSTLNSDRSNDVLNLEEHVKVGIAEAPKNSPSSLKHHTDTCIRSSTMEGGTDHSCLPPESFLGEGGKEPSLEECEELYGPDKEPLIQRFPEKATELYGLFHTEALAKNTVPGKNENYGEDQAVKGGENSPNPSQTGENGRKEKSNTDTNKQTDSSSSVHGKVEAYIKEHIRPLCKSGVITVEQYRWAVGKTTEKVMKYHAKAKNANFLIKEGEKVKKLAEQYVEAAQK; encoded by the exons atgaagggAAGAACATATGGGGTGGTCAATGTTTTTTCAGAAAATCTGGGGATACTTCTTATTTCCCAAG TTATCTGTCTGGATGGTGATGGCTGCAAAATTCGAAGTGGATCTGCAACAATTACAGAAGATTCCAATCTTGATACATCAATTGCTTGCGATTCATGTGATATATG GTATCATGCGTTCTGTGTGGGATTTGATCCTGAAGGCACTTCTGAGGATTCATGGTTATGCCCAAG ATGTGCAGTCGCTGGAATGCCAGGAAAATCTGTTGTGTCTGGTTTAGGAGATGGTAATAGTGAATGTTTGCTGGAAGATGGTTTTTCTAGAAAGCTGTCTGTATCTGTTGCTGATGCTGGCGAGACGGCTCTTGTTGTTTCGATGGTcgaaggaaatcaatggatggAAGAATCAAGTGAGGACTTTTTATCAAACCTGGAAGACTGCAATGACTGGAAATTTGAATCTTATTTGATTTCTGATGCTAACTGTTTGGAGTCTCCAACACCATCTGCTGAGAGAGATAACATGCAACCAAACTTGGAAGCACAGGAACTTGAACTTTCTCTATCACGAGACACATCCTTCAGTTTACCTTCTAATTCATCAGTTCTTAATGATTTGAAGACAAACTCTGCCAATAAAATAGTGAATGAACCAAGTGGCTTTGATGGGTTAAGAATTTCTTCAACTAAATTGTTGGATGGATCTTGCTCTGAAAACAAACCATCTGAAAGTGAATCCAGTATAGGGCTTCATCTTGGTTTATCTGTGGGCTCCTTTTTGTCTG TTGAGAGCACGAAAGACAGAGGAACTGATGACGAGAACACAAAAGACACAGGAACTGATGAGGTCGTGGCTGCTGATGTGCACCAGCAACACCCTTCAGAAGAATCTCCATTATCAG CTGACAAGATCATTGCTCATGCTAATGAGGATATGAAAATTGCTGGTGTAAAGAGAAAGCATACAGATTACAG TGATGGTGTCCAAACAAGTGCTGGGAATGGGAAAGTTAAAGCTGAGATTGGAACTGAAGTTTCTGCAAAGAAAGTTAGAGCTGAAGGGAAGATTCAGATGGCTCCTATAGAGAAGCAAGCTAATGGACAACATGTTTCAGTTGATGCCCAAAAAGGTCACAGTACTGTTGAAGTTTCCACAGGAGATGAGTTAAGACATAATCGGAAAAGAAAGGAAGTCACCTCTGATATAATGAGTATAGTTCAGGGGACAGATCGTAGACCTCTGAAGGGGCTTGCTGAAAAATCCgatggagagagagaaaatgctACTGGCTTGAGAGTGAAAAAGATCATGAAGAGAGCTTCTGAGGACAAGGAATCAGCTGTGCTGGTTCAGAagttaagaaaagaaataagagaagCTGTACGAAGCAAATCCTCAATAGAGCTTGGGACAAATCTGTTTGATCCAAAACTTCTCACTGCCTTCAGGGCTGCCATAGCAGGACCCATAACTGAAACCACTGCCAGAAAGTTATCGCCTTCAGCTCTTAAGGTGAAGAAGTCAATGTTGCAGAAGGGAAAAATACGTGAGAATCTGACAAAGAAAATTTATGCAACATCCAAAGGAAAACGTAGGCGAGCATGGGACCGTGACCTTGAAGTCGAATTTTGGAAGCATCGTTGCATGAGAGCTACTAAACCTGAAAAGATTGAGACATTGAAGTCAGTTCTTGACCTCCTAAGAACTTCAGAGTGCATAGATCCAGAGCAAGGGTCTGAATCTCAGACCACAAATCCCATTCTTTCTCGGTTGTATCTGGCAGATACATCTGTTTTCCCACGAAAAGACGATATAAAGCCTTTGGCAGCTCTTAAAGCTAGTGGTAATCCTGAACAAAATAAAGAACATGCTTCAATGGAAAAAGTTTCTAAACCAGCTCTTCATAGTCCTGCTGTCAAAGCTCCAGAAACCTGTAAGATTCCATCAAAGGTTGGTTTTTCCCCCTATGATCATAAAGGGAATAAGAGTAATGCTTCAAGCTTAAAGGATGCTACTGCCCATGGTAAACCACATCCAGGAAAACGCCCAGAAGGGTCATCAATTCCTCTTTCTGTTGCTTCCAAGGTTAATTCCCAAAAGGAGGCAGGTGTTAAATCTGATGATATAAAGACTGATAAAAGGAAATGGGCCCTAGAGGTTCTTGCAAGAAAAAATGCCGCTGCTAGCAAGAATACGACACAGGAAAAACAGGAGGATAATGCCCTGCTTAAAGGAAATTACCCCTTACTA ACTCAACTACCAAGAGATATGAGACCGGTATTGGCACCCAGTCAGCATAATAAAATCCCTGCATCAGTAAGGCAG ACTCAGCTTTACCGCCTGACAGAGCACTTCTTGAGGAAAGCAAATCTCCCTGTCATTCGCAGAACAGCAGAGACAGAGCTAGCTGTTGCAGATGCTGTTAATATTGAAAGGGAGGTTGCCAATAGATCAAACAGCAAGCTAGTATATGTGAATCTATGTTCCCAGGAGCTATTACATCGTTCAGATGGCAGCAAATCTAGTAGAGCCTTGGAATCAGATTCAGATTGCAGCAAATCTAGTAGAGCCATTGAATCAGATCCCTTGCCTCCTGCTGAATCTACCGACAGATCAGAACCAACTACTAATGAACTTTCTACTGATCCTGAGATTGAAGAAGCTCTGAGAACTGCAGGCCTTTTGTCTGATTCCCCTCCCAACAGCCCACTTCAGGAAATTAAAGATCTTAATGATGAAGATGATCCCTCAAAGGACAACAGAGAGGAAGGACCTGATAATGTATTTGAAATGGATTCTCACCTGGAACTGGATATATATGGTGATTTTGAGTATGATTTGGAAGACGAAGAGTATATTGGTGCTACTGCTCTAAAGGCCTCTAAGGTACAGGAAGAAGGGGAGTCAAAAATGAAAGTGGTGTTCTCCACTCTAAACTCTGATAGATCAAACGATGTTCTGAATTTGGAAGAGCATGTGAAAGTGGGAATTGCTGAAGCACCAAAGAATTCTCCTTCCTCGCTCAAGCATCATACTGATACATGCATCAGAAGCTCAACCATGGAGGGTGGAACAGATCATTCATGTCTTCCTCCAGAATCCTTTCTTGGTGAAGGAGGAAAAGAGCCTTCTCttgaagaatgtgaagaattaTACGGCCCAGACAAAGAACCGCTCATACAAAGGTTTCCAGAAAAGGCCACAGAGCTATATGGACTGTTTCATACTGAAGCTTTAGCCAAGAACACGGTTCCTGGAAAGAATGAAAACTATGGAGAAGATCAAGCAGTAAAAGGTGGAGAGAATTCACCCAATCCTTCTCAAACAGGTGAAAACGGCCGGAAGGAGAAATCTAACACTGACACCAATAAGCAGACTGATAGCAGCAGTTCTGTGCATGGGAAG GTGGAAGCCTATATCAAAGAGCACATCAGGCCCTTGTGCAAGAGTGGCGTGATCACAGTTGAGCAATATAGGTGGGCTGTGGGAAAAACAACTGAAAAAGTTATGAAATACCATGCCAAGGCCAAGAATGCTAATTTCCTAATCAAGGAAGGTGAAAAGGTGAAGAAACTTGCAGAGCAATATGTAGAGGCAGCACAGAAGTAA
- the LOC100254675 gene encoding uncharacterized protein At4g10930 isoform X1 — protein sequence MEVEVFTNDMAEDDSYEVDEDIDASGLEGEKCGICMDIIIDRGVLDCCQHWFCFACIDNWATITNLCPLCQTEFQLITCVPVYDTIGTSKVDEDSFPRDDDWSIEGKNNTLSFPSYYIDENAVICLDGDGCKIRSGSATITEDSNLDTSIACDSCDIWYHAFCVGFDPEGTSEDSWLCPRCAVAGMPGKSVVSGLGDGNSECLLEDGFSRKLSVSVADAGETALVVSMVEGNQWMEESSEDFLSNLEDCNDWKFESYLISDANCLESPTPSAERDNMQPNLEAQELELSLSRDTSFSLPSNSSVLNDLKTNSANKIVNEPSGFDGLRISSTKLLDGSCSENKPSESESSIGLHLGLSVGSFLSVESTKDRGTDDENTKDTGTDEVVAADVHQQHPSEESPLSADKIIAHANEDMKIAGVKRKHTDYSDGVQTSAGNGKVKAEIGTEVSAKKVRAEGKIQMAPIEKQANGQHVSVDAQKGHSTVEVSTGDELRHNRKRKEVTSDIMSIVQGTDRRPLKGLAEKSDGERENATGLRVKKIMKRASEDKESAVLVQKLRKEIREAVRSKSSIELGTNLFDPKLLTAFRAAIAGPITETTARKLSPSALKVKKSMLQKGKIRENLTKKIYATSKGKRRRAWDRDLEVEFWKHRCMRATKPEKIETLKSVLDLLRTSECIDPEQGSESQTTNPILSRLYLADTSVFPRKDDIKPLAALKASGNPEQNKEHASMEKVSKPALHSPAVKAPETCKIPSKVGFSPYDHKGNKSNASSLKDATAHGKPHPGKRPEGSSIPLSVASKVNSQKEAGVKSDDIKTDKRKWALEVLARKNAAASKNTTQEKQEDNALLKGNYPLLTQLPRDMRPVLAPSQHNKIPASVRQTQLYRLTEHFLRKANLPVIRRTAETELAVADAVNIEREVANRSNSKLVYVNLCSQELLHRSDGSKSSRALESDSDCSKSSRAIESDPLPPAESTDRSEPTTNELSTDPEIEEALRTAGLLSDSPPNSPLQEIKDLNDEDDPSKDNREEGPDNVFEMDSHLELDIYGDFEYDLEDEEYIGATALKASKVQEEGESKMKVVFSTLNSDRSNDVLNLEEHVKVGIAEAPKNSPSSLKHHTDTCIRSSTMEGGTDHSCLPPESFLGEGGKEPSLEECEELYGPDKEPLIQRFPEKATELYGLFHTEALAKNTVPGKNENYGEDQAVKGGENSPNPSQTGENGRKEKSNTDTNKQTDSSSSVHGKVEAYIKEHIRPLCKSGVITVEQYRWAVGKTTEKVMKYHAKAKNANFLIKEGEKVKKLAEQYVEAAQK from the exons ATGGAAGTGGAAGTATTTACAAATGACATGGCTGAGGATGATAGTTATGAAGTAGATGAGGATATT GATGCTTCGGGTTTGGAGGGTGAAAAATGTGGGATATGCATGGATATCATCATTGATAGGGGGGTTTTGGATTGCTGCCAGCACTG GTTCTGTTTTGCATGCATTGACAACTGGGCTACGATCACGAACCTTTGCCCACTTTGCCAGACTGAATTTCAATTGATCACATGTGTTCCA GTTTATGATACTATCGGAACTAGCAAGGTGGATGAAGACTCATTTCCCAG AGACGATGATTGGTCCATTGAAGGGAAGAATAACACTCTCTCGTTTCCATCATACTATATTGATgaaaat GCAGTTATCTGTCTGGATGGTGATGGCTGCAAAATTCGAAGTGGATCTGCAACAATTACAGAAGATTCCAATCTTGATACATCAATTGCTTGCGATTCATGTGATATATG GTATCATGCGTTCTGTGTGGGATTTGATCCTGAAGGCACTTCTGAGGATTCATGGTTATGCCCAAG ATGTGCAGTCGCTGGAATGCCAGGAAAATCTGTTGTGTCTGGTTTAGGAGATGGTAATAGTGAATGTTTGCTGGAAGATGGTTTTTCTAGAAAGCTGTCTGTATCTGTTGCTGATGCTGGCGAGACGGCTCTTGTTGTTTCGATGGTcgaaggaaatcaatggatggAAGAATCAAGTGAGGACTTTTTATCAAACCTGGAAGACTGCAATGACTGGAAATTTGAATCTTATTTGATTTCTGATGCTAACTGTTTGGAGTCTCCAACACCATCTGCTGAGAGAGATAACATGCAACCAAACTTGGAAGCACAGGAACTTGAACTTTCTCTATCACGAGACACATCCTTCAGTTTACCTTCTAATTCATCAGTTCTTAATGATTTGAAGACAAACTCTGCCAATAAAATAGTGAATGAACCAAGTGGCTTTGATGGGTTAAGAATTTCTTCAACTAAATTGTTGGATGGATCTTGCTCTGAAAACAAACCATCTGAAAGTGAATCCAGTATAGGGCTTCATCTTGGTTTATCTGTGGGCTCCTTTTTGTCTG TTGAGAGCACGAAAGACAGAGGAACTGATGACGAGAACACAAAAGACACAGGAACTGATGAGGTCGTGGCTGCTGATGTGCACCAGCAACACCCTTCAGAAGAATCTCCATTATCAG CTGACAAGATCATTGCTCATGCTAATGAGGATATGAAAATTGCTGGTGTAAAGAGAAAGCATACAGATTACAG TGATGGTGTCCAAACAAGTGCTGGGAATGGGAAAGTTAAAGCTGAGATTGGAACTGAAGTTTCTGCAAAGAAAGTTAGAGCTGAAGGGAAGATTCAGATGGCTCCTATAGAGAAGCAAGCTAATGGACAACATGTTTCAGTTGATGCCCAAAAAGGTCACAGTACTGTTGAAGTTTCCACAGGAGATGAGTTAAGACATAATCGGAAAAGAAAGGAAGTCACCTCTGATATAATGAGTATAGTTCAGGGGACAGATCGTAGACCTCTGAAGGGGCTTGCTGAAAAATCCgatggagagagagaaaatgctACTGGCTTGAGAGTGAAAAAGATCATGAAGAGAGCTTCTGAGGACAAGGAATCAGCTGTGCTGGTTCAGAagttaagaaaagaaataagagaagCTGTACGAAGCAAATCCTCAATAGAGCTTGGGACAAATCTGTTTGATCCAAAACTTCTCACTGCCTTCAGGGCTGCCATAGCAGGACCCATAACTGAAACCACTGCCAGAAAGTTATCGCCTTCAGCTCTTAAGGTGAAGAAGTCAATGTTGCAGAAGGGAAAAATACGTGAGAATCTGACAAAGAAAATTTATGCAACATCCAAAGGAAAACGTAGGCGAGCATGGGACCGTGACCTTGAAGTCGAATTTTGGAAGCATCGTTGCATGAGAGCTACTAAACCTGAAAAGATTGAGACATTGAAGTCAGTTCTTGACCTCCTAAGAACTTCAGAGTGCATAGATCCAGAGCAAGGGTCTGAATCTCAGACCACAAATCCCATTCTTTCTCGGTTGTATCTGGCAGATACATCTGTTTTCCCACGAAAAGACGATATAAAGCCTTTGGCAGCTCTTAAAGCTAGTGGTAATCCTGAACAAAATAAAGAACATGCTTCAATGGAAAAAGTTTCTAAACCAGCTCTTCATAGTCCTGCTGTCAAAGCTCCAGAAACCTGTAAGATTCCATCAAAGGTTGGTTTTTCCCCCTATGATCATAAAGGGAATAAGAGTAATGCTTCAAGCTTAAAGGATGCTACTGCCCATGGTAAACCACATCCAGGAAAACGCCCAGAAGGGTCATCAATTCCTCTTTCTGTTGCTTCCAAGGTTAATTCCCAAAAGGAGGCAGGTGTTAAATCTGATGATATAAAGACTGATAAAAGGAAATGGGCCCTAGAGGTTCTTGCAAGAAAAAATGCCGCTGCTAGCAAGAATACGACACAGGAAAAACAGGAGGATAATGCCCTGCTTAAAGGAAATTACCCCTTACTA ACTCAACTACCAAGAGATATGAGACCGGTATTGGCACCCAGTCAGCATAATAAAATCCCTGCATCAGTAAGGCAG ACTCAGCTTTACCGCCTGACAGAGCACTTCTTGAGGAAAGCAAATCTCCCTGTCATTCGCAGAACAGCAGAGACAGAGCTAGCTGTTGCAGATGCTGTTAATATTGAAAGGGAGGTTGCCAATAGATCAAACAGCAAGCTAGTATATGTGAATCTATGTTCCCAGGAGCTATTACATCGTTCAGATGGCAGCAAATCTAGTAGAGCCTTGGAATCAGATTCAGATTGCAGCAAATCTAGTAGAGCCATTGAATCAGATCCCTTGCCTCCTGCTGAATCTACCGACAGATCAGAACCAACTACTAATGAACTTTCTACTGATCCTGAGATTGAAGAAGCTCTGAGAACTGCAGGCCTTTTGTCTGATTCCCCTCCCAACAGCCCACTTCAGGAAATTAAAGATCTTAATGATGAAGATGATCCCTCAAAGGACAACAGAGAGGAAGGACCTGATAATGTATTTGAAATGGATTCTCACCTGGAACTGGATATATATGGTGATTTTGAGTATGATTTGGAAGACGAAGAGTATATTGGTGCTACTGCTCTAAAGGCCTCTAAGGTACAGGAAGAAGGGGAGTCAAAAATGAAAGTGGTGTTCTCCACTCTAAACTCTGATAGATCAAACGATGTTCTGAATTTGGAAGAGCATGTGAAAGTGGGAATTGCTGAAGCACCAAAGAATTCTCCTTCCTCGCTCAAGCATCATACTGATACATGCATCAGAAGCTCAACCATGGAGGGTGGAACAGATCATTCATGTCTTCCTCCAGAATCCTTTCTTGGTGAAGGAGGAAAAGAGCCTTCTCttgaagaatgtgaagaattaTACGGCCCAGACAAAGAACCGCTCATACAAAGGTTTCCAGAAAAGGCCACAGAGCTATATGGACTGTTTCATACTGAAGCTTTAGCCAAGAACACGGTTCCTGGAAAGAATGAAAACTATGGAGAAGATCAAGCAGTAAAAGGTGGAGAGAATTCACCCAATCCTTCTCAAACAGGTGAAAACGGCCGGAAGGAGAAATCTAACACTGACACCAATAAGCAGACTGATAGCAGCAGTTCTGTGCATGGGAAG GTGGAAGCCTATATCAAAGAGCACATCAGGCCCTTGTGCAAGAGTGGCGTGATCACAGTTGAGCAATATAGGTGGGCTGTGGGAAAAACAACTGAAAAAGTTATGAAATACCATGCCAAGGCCAAGAATGCTAATTTCCTAATCAAGGAAGGTGAAAAGGTGAAGAAACTTGCAGAGCAATATGTAGAGGCAGCACAGAAGTAA